In Erinaceus europaeus chromosome 10, mEriEur2.1, whole genome shotgun sequence, one DNA window encodes the following:
- the CETN1 gene encoding centrin-1 gives MASGVKKPNVPSASQKRRAGPKPELTEEQKQEVREAFDLFDADGSGTIDVKELKVALRALGFEPRKEEMKRLAAEVDREGTGKISFNDFLAVMTQKMAEKDSKEEILKAFRLFDDDQTGSISFRNLKRVACELGEGLTDEELQEMIDEADRDGDGLVDEEDFLRIMRRASLC, from the coding sequence ATGGCTTCGGGTGTCAAGAAGCCCAACGTGCCGTCCGCCAGCCAGAAGCGGAGAGCGGGGCCGAAGCCCGAGCTCACGGAGGAGCAGAAGCAGGAGGTCCGCGAGGCCTTCGACCTGTTCGACGCGGACGGCAGCGGCACCATCGACGTGAAGGAGCTGAAGGTGGCGCTGCGGGCGCTGGGCTTCGAGCCCCGCAAGGAGGAGATGAAGAGGCTGGCGGCCGAGGTGGACCGCGAGGGCACCGGCAAGATCAGCTTCAACGACTTCCTGGCCGTGATGACGCAGAAGATGGCGGAGAAGGACAGCAAGGAGGAGATCCTGAAGGCCTTCCGCCTGTTCGACGACGACCAGACGGGCAGCATCTCGTTCCGCAACCTGAAGCGCGTGGCCTGCGAGCTGGGCGAGGGCCTCACGGACGAGGAGCTGCAGGAGATGATCGACGAGGCCGACCGCGACGGCGACGGGCTGGTGGACGAGGAGGACTTCCTGCGCATCATGCGGCGGGCCAGCCTGTGCTAG
- the LOC132540971 gene encoding uncharacterized protein LOC132540971 has product MQIGSLINAGSSFKTYQACLMSCSVPGSKDTENLTLRSAPSLTWLPTSSAPRAQRHPPTPDTTHPARRHPPCAQRHPPTPDTTHPARRHPPRAILPRLTPPTPLDVIRPAPNVILPRPTPPTRLPTSSSPRPTSSSHARHHPPGSRRHPPRAQRHPPTPDTTHPAPDVIRPAPNAQRHPPTPDTTHPAPDVIRPAPNAQRHPPTPDTTHPAPDVIRPAPDVPLR; this is encoded by the exons GAAGCAGTTTTAAGACCTACCAAGCCTGCCTCATGTCTTGCAGTGTCCCCGGCAGCAAGGACACTGAGAAC CTTACTTTACGTTCTGCCCCAAGCTTGACCTGGCTCCCGACGTCATCCGCCCCGCGCGCCCAACGTCATCCTCCCACGCCTGACACCACCCACCCCGCTCGACGTCATCCGCCCTGCGCCCAACGTCATCCTCCCACACCTGACACCACCCACCCCGCTCGACGTCATCCGCCCCGCGCCATCCTCCCACGCCTGACACCACCCACCCCGCTCGACGTCATCCGCCCCGCGCCCAACGTCATCCTCCCACGCCCGACACCACCCACCCGGCTCCCGACGTCATCCTCCCCGCGCCCAACGTCATCCTCCCACGCCCGACACCACCCACCCGGCTCCCGACGTCATCCGCCCCGCGCCCAACGTCATCCTCCCACGCCCGACACCACCCACCCGGCTCCCGACGTCATCCGCCCCGCGCCCAACGCCCAACGTCATCCTCCCACGCCCGACACCACCCACCCGGCTCCCGACGTCATCCGCCCCGCGCCCAACGCCCAACGTCATCCTCCCACGCCCGACACCACCCACCCGGCTCCCGACGTCATCCGCCCCGCGCCCGACGTCCCCC TCCGTTGA